TTGAGCATCCCGAAGGCCTGGGGGCTCGTCACCTCGTGGAGGAGGTGGAGGTCTATGAAGAGCTGGCTCTGCCCATTCCTGAGCTTCCTCACCTCGTGGGCTTCCCAAACCTTGTCGTAAAGCGTCCTTCCCATGCTTCCTCCCTAGGCAAAACCCCCCGGGTTCCTAGGCCCGGGGGGAGTGGGAAAAGGCTTCCCTAAGCCGGGCCCACCCGGCCTAGGGGTAGCAGGATGCCCCGCCGCATCGCCTTATAGGCTAAACCCTTGGGCCCCCCTGGTCAAGCTTGACGAGGGGAGCCCTCCTGCCTAAAATAGCCCTTGCGTCTGCCGGGGTGGCGGAATTGGTAGACGCGCACGATTCAGGGTCGTGTGTCCTTTGGGACGTGCGGGTTCAAGTCCCGCCCCCGGCACCAAAGGCGGAAGCACTCTTCAGGACGGCCCCGGTGCAAACCGGGGTCTTCCCCTTTTCCCCCGGGGAAGGGGTCGGGAAAGGGCAGGGTCGCGTGTGCACCCCCATCCCGATCTTGTTCTTTTAGAGGGTAGAATGAAAGGGTTTCGGAGTGGGCGGGGGCTTGGTTGACGGCGAGGCCTCTTCCCCGTAGCCTGGAAGGTAATGAAGCGCGTCCTCTCCGGCATCCAGCCCTCGGGGGAGATCCACATCGGCAACTACCTGGGGGCCATCCAGCAGTGGGTGGAGATCGGGGAGAAGCTGGGCCGGGACGCCCTTTTCTGCATCGTGGACTACCACGCCCTCACCAACCCCCTGGCCTACGACCCCGCCACGCTGGCCCAGCGCACCTTTGAGGCAGCCCTGGTCAACATGGCGGCGGGGCTGGACCCGGAAAAGGTCACCCTCTTCGCCCAGTCCCACGTGCCCGAACACACCGAGCTCGCCTGGGTCTTCACCACCCTCACCCCCTTGGGGGACCTGACCCGCATGACCCAGTTCAAGGACAAGGCCGCCAAGCAGGAGACGGTCTGGAGCGGACTCCTCATGTACCCCGTCCTTCAGGCGGCGGACATCCTCATCTACAAGGCGGACACTGTCCCCGTGGGGGAGGACCAGGTGCAGCACATTGAGCTCACGCGGGAGATCGCCCGCCGCTTCAACCATCTCTTTGGGGAGACCTTCCCCGAGCCCGAGGCCCTCCTGAACCCCAAGGCCCCCCGGGTGCCGGGGATTGACGGCAAGGCCAAGATGAGCAAGTCCCTGGGGAACACCATCGGCCTCCTGGAGGCGGAGGAGAGCATTTGGGAGAAGATCCGCCACCTCCCCGATGACCCCCAGCGGATCCGCCTCCAAGACCCTGGGGACCCAGGGCGGACCGTGGTCTTCACCTACCTCTCCTACTTCGCCCCGGAGGAGGTGGTGGAGGCCCTGAAGGAGGAGTACCGCCGGGCGGGGGTGGGGACCCTCGCCGTGAAGCGCATCCTCTTTGAGCACCTCATGCGCGCCCTAAGGCCCATCCGGGAGCGGGCTGAGGCCCTGAAGCGGGACCCAGACTACGTGATGGACGCCCTCCTCGAGGGGGCCAAACGGGCCCGCGCCATCGCCCAGGTCACCATGGAGGAGGTGCGGGATCGGGTGGGCCTCCTTCTGCCCAAGAGGCGGCCGGTGCTCCGTTGATCCCAACCGCCTTCCCCGGCTTCTTTGGCCCCCTCGAGGCCTTAAGGTGGAGACGGGGCTCTCCCAGGGGGGTCCCCATCCTCGAGGGCAATGAGGGGACCCTGGCCCAGCTTCCCCCGTTCCTAAGGGAAAGGAGCGAGACTTCTCCCCATGGCTCCCCTTCCTCCTCGGCCTCGGGCTATCTCCCAAGGCGCTCTTTCAGGTGGCAAGGCCCACCCTGGGGCCTAGTCCGCCCCCGCCAGGAACCCCCCTTCGCCCCTCTGGAGCCCGAGGGGTCCACAGGGGAGCCGGAGATGGCCGCCTAGCGCAGAAAGGTGGTGAGGGCCAACGCGGCCGCCAGGGCGGTGAAGTAGAGCATGGCCCTGTTGAGGGCGTTTCCGATTTCTGCTTTGACCTCTTGGCGGATGCCGTTGAACTTTTCCTCCGTGTCGCGGCGGAAGAGCGCCATCTCCTGGCGGAGCCCCTGGAGTTCGGCCCTCACCTCCTGGCGCAGGAGGTCCATGCGGTGTTCCAGGGCGGAGACCGTTCCACGATGCCTTCCAGTTTGTAAAGGCGTTCCTCCGTGTTCATCCGCCCCTAGGATAAGGATAGCAGAGGTGAAGCGCTGCCCCCCAGTTTGGACCACCCCAGGCGAGGGGCAGTGGGGTGTAGCCTGGAGGGGTAGCAGCCATGGGCAAGGGGTCGGCGAAGGAGAAGGCGGGGATCGTCCTTAGGGTTCTTGCCGGCGAGAAGACGGTGGCTGGGGCCTGCCGCGGTTACGGCGCCTCCTCGGGAACTAACAGGAACCCACCCCCGCTGCGGCTACCCCCGGCGGGGGACAAACGGGGGCGCTCCTCGCTCAAGCGCTGGGTGGTGGACCTGAGCCCCGTGCGGCTTGGGAAGGGGGTGGCTCACCTGGCGGTGGGGATGGACCTCTGCACCACAGCAGGGCGTTGCGATGCTGGTCTGCCGCTGGGCGGCTTAAGTACCCCACCGCGGCTTTCGCCGCGGCGGGGGCCCCAAAGAGGCTTCCATGGCCCTGGCTTGGGCCTCTCATGTTGCGAAACCAAAGCGCGGGCACTTAGCCGGCGCGCATGCCGCCGTCGATCAAGTGGATCTGGCCGGTGATATAGCTGCTTTCGTCGCTAGCCAGGAACAACGTCAGGTACGCAACTTCTTCGGGCGTGGCGTAGCGCTTCAGAGGGATGCGCTGCTCGAACTGGCTTTTGACCCCAGCGCTTGCCGCTTCATCGCCGCCTGCTGCCATCGTCTCGATCGAGCGCATCATGCGGGTCTCCACCGGGCCGGGGTTGACGCAGTTGACGCGGATCTTTTGGTCTGCGGTTTCCAGCGCTGCCGTTCGCATTAAGCCGATGACGGCATGTTTGCTGGCGACGTAAGCCGAGAAGCCTGGCGAGCCGATCACGCCGGCGACCGACGAAATGATCACGATGCTGCCACCGCCCCGCTGGGCGATGGCGGGGATGGCGTACTTCAACCCCAGCCACACGCCCTTGACATTGACGGCCAGCACCTTTTCAAAGGTATCCATCGGGTAGCTGACGATCGGCTGTACGGCACCCTCGATGCCGGCATTGGCGACGAAAATATCCAACCCGCCAAAGGCGTCGACGCAGGCTTTGACCGACCCCTCGTTGTCTTCCGCCTTTGTGACATCGGCCACCGCATAGGCTGAGCGATCGGGGCCGATCGCCTCAACAGCCTTCTTCAGCGCATCCTCATCAATATCGGTCATGAAGACGCGCGCGCCTTCCTGGGCGAACAGTTTCGAGATCGCCAGACCGATTCCGCCCGAAGCACCGGTGATAAGTGCGACTTTACCCTGTAAACGTGCCATTGTTTTCCTCCTTGCTAGCTGTCGCCCTTAGGGAAAGCGGCGCATATCAGCGTTGACGGCATCAGCCGTGAAGTCATCCCATGGACGACGCTTTCATTGTACGCACCTGCTGCCATCATCGGCAATACCCTTGAACGGCTTGGTCGTGTCAAGAGTTTTGTGTACCCTCCACGGCTATGCCCCCCTCGCCTTCCCATCCGACCGCAAGGATAGCCCTATTTGGCGGGGCCCGTGGAGCTCGGCCTTCACCCCTTGGCGCAGGGGGTCCACGCGGTGCTCCAGGGCAGAAACCCGCTTGGGCAGCACCGCCATGACCCCTTCCACGGTGCCCTCAAGCTTGTGGAGGCGTTCCTACGTGGTCATCTAAGCCCAGGATATGCAGAGTAGACTGGAACCATGGGCGAAACGGCGAGGCCCCTGGAGCTCCTGGACGCCGAGGCTTACCTGGCCAGGGAAGAGCGGTCCCCCGTGCGCCACGAGCTGGTGGAGGGGGTACCCTACGCCATGGCGGGGGCGAGCGAGGCCCACAACTTGGTTGGGGGCAACCTCTTCTTCCACCTCCGTCCCCATGCCCTGGCCAAAGGGTGCAGGCTTTTTGTTTCCGACATGAAGCTCAAGGTGTCTCCCCGTACCTTCTACTACCCCGATCTCATGGCCGTGTGCGCCGAGGACCCCCATCCCTACTACAAGGAAAGGCCCTGTCTGCTGGTGGAGGTGCTTTCCGAGAGCACCGAGGCCATTGACCGCCGGGAGAAGCTTTGGCGCTACCGGGAGATCCCGAGCCTCGAGGCCTACCTCCTGGTGGACGCCAGGGCCCGCCGGGTGGAGGGGTACTTCCGCCAGGGGGAGGGCTGGCTCTACCGCCTTTGGGAGGAGGAGGGGGAGGTGGAGGTGCCCTGCCTGGGAGCCCGCCTTTCCCTTTTCGCCCTTTACGAAGGGGTGGAGCTGGAGGGGGCTGGAAGCTCCCCCTTCTAGCCCGCCCGTGCCCTGGACTCGGATGGCTTTAGAGGTCTGCGTACACCTCTTGGAGGTCCAAAAACCCCTCTAAGCAGGGGAGGGGCAGGCGGCCCTCCTCCACCTCCTGGTAGACCCAGCCCCCTTCCTCCCGGTAGTAGCCGAAGGCCTGGGGAGCGCGGGAGTCCACCAGCAAGTAGGCCTGAAGGGTGGGCAAGCCCAGGTACTTGCGGAGCTTTTCCCTCCGGTCTGTGCCCTCCGTGGACTCCGAGAGGACCTCTATCACCAAGCAGGGCCTTTCCTTGTAGTACTCCCCCGGGTCCTCTTCGCAGACCACCATGAGGTCGGGGTAGTAGACCGTGGCCGCGTCCACCTTGAGCCGCATGTCGCTTGCGTAGAGGCGGCACCCCTTTTTCCGAACCAGGGGGCCTAGGGCCAGGACCAGGTTTACCACCACCCGGTTGTGCCGGTCGCTGGCCCCGGCCATGGCGTAGGGGAAACCTTCCACCAGCTCGTGCTTCTGCGTGGCCTCCCGCTCCAGGGCCAGGTACTCCTCCAGGGTGAGGGGCCGCACCGCCTTGGCCACGCCCATGCCTAGAGTGTAGCCCAGGCCGAAGGGGGATGGGCGCCCGAAGCCCCCGGGTCCTTGCCCTAGGCGGTTTCTAGGGCACCCCTGCAAGCGTCCCGCATGTGCAGGAGCCGGACGCGATGGGAAAGGCTACGCCGCCTCATGGATAGGGCGGGCCTCCTTCAGGACCTCCTCCCGAAGGTAAGGGCTCAGGCTTCCCGGGGTGTGGAGGTCCACCCTGCGCCCGAAGAGGCGGGTCAGCTCCTCCTGAAGCCTCACAAAGCCCAGGCCTGGGGTGCGCCCGGGGAAGAACTCCACCACGAGGTCCACGTCGCTTTCCTTGTCGGCCTCGCCCCGGGCGAAGGAGCCGAAGAGGAGGAGGCGCCGGACCCCGTACCGACGGCAGACCTCCGCCAGGGCTTGGGAAGGGAAGGGTACCTGCGGGGTCATAGCCTGCTTCATTTTAGCGAAAGGGAGCGTCAGGGGTGCGGCCCCTCTTTCTCCCCAGGGGGGGAGGGGGCTGGAGGCACCGGTCGCCCGCCCCGGCCCCCGGCCCATGGGTTGTTGGCGGGGGCTTGGGTCCTGGTTGATGAACTACCGGGTTGCCCGCAAGGGCAATGATGTCCCGGGCGGGCCTGTAGAGTCTTGGCGCTAGGGCAGGGTGAAGCTCCCGCCCGAGCGGCTTTGCACCTCCACCCGGAAGAACTGCCCCGTCCAGGTGACCTGGCAGGAGGCCACCCCAGGCCCGGGGTCCGGGACGCTGTAGCTTCCCGCCGCGAAGCCGTCCGTGCAGTCCCCGCCCACAGGGGAGGCCCCGGGGTCCTCGGCCACATGGGCCCAGGCGGCCTTCAGGACATTGTGGGCGTGGGCCAGGGCCAGTCGGTCCTCGGCGAGCCTGCGAGCGCTTAAGAGGTTGGCTATCAGAAGCGAAGCGAGGACCCCGATGGCAGCTAAAACCACGACGATTTCTGGAAGGGAAAATCCCTTGTTGAGCATATGGGCCTCGGTGAAAGAAGGGGGCAGGATTACCCTGCCCCCTAGGCGGTTAGTAGCTCAGGTTAGGGGAACGTCTTAGAGAAGTTGCCGGGAGCGGTGACGGTAATCGTGAAGCTATCGGGGCCGGTAGCGTTGTAAGTGCAACCCACACCAGCGGGAGCCTGTCCAACGCTAAAGGAACCGGCCGTGAAGCCATCGGCGCAGTTTGTGTCGTTGATGTCCTGGGCTGAATGCTGAGGACTCTCGGCCAGATAGGCGGCGACCACCTTGTAGACGTTCTGCCCATGGGCCACCGCCGCCTGCTGGGTGGCCGTGCGCCGGGCGTTGAGCAGGTTGGGCACCAGCACCGCCGCCAGGATGCCGATGATGGCGATGACGATCAGGAGCTCAATCAGGGTAAAGCCTTTAGTCCGCATACTTTCTTCTCCTTAGGGTTTTCCGCGCCTTCATCCATTCGCGCGGCCATGAGTGCCTGGAGCCGATTTGCCTACCGAACCTTAACCTTGCGCCTTACTGCCCTAACCGCTTCCCACCTCCTTTCTAGCTCTATCTTTTGGCCCCTTGGGGCCCTTGTCAACCCCCCTTTTGGGGGGGTCATCCTCAGGATGGGGGAGGGGTGTTAAAACCATGTGAAAAGCTACGGGACGTTCCGGGGGTAGACCCGGATGGTATAGGCCTCGTTGGGACCGGGGACGCGCAAGGTGCGCCCCGCTTCCTGGGCTTTGAGCCGGATGTTGAGGGTAATGGAGGTGGGGGAGGCGCCCACCCGGAAAGGGGCCAGGTTGGGGTCGTTGTCCACCAGGTCCAGCACCACGTAGGGCTGGGCGTTGCTGAAGGTGGCGGTGTTGCACCCTAGGTTGCTGAGGCGGTACTCCCTGAGCATGAGGGTGTGGGTGTCGGCCCAGGGGTCGGGGGCCTTGTAGTCCTCCCCGACCCCGGACCGCGGTTCTAGGCGGTAGGCCCTTAGGGCGCATTTTCCCGGGTTTACGGGGTCTGGCACTAGGACGGCTAAGCAGGTGGGGGGAGCGCAGGCTTGCCCGTTTAGGGTGGTGGAGTTGAACACCCGTTGCGCTTCCTGGAGGGTGTCCGCCAGGTAGCCCGCGGCGTCCTTGAGCTCCTCTAGGAGTTGCGCCTGTTTGCGGGCGAGGCGGTTGGCCCCTAAGCTCCCCTGGGTGAAGGCGAGGAGGGCGGCGGTGAAGACGGCCAGCACCGCCAAGGCCACCAGGGTCTCCAGCAGGGAGAATCCCTTTCTCATAGCGGCCACTCCCGGTAGAAGGTGTAGGTCCTGCCCCCGCCCTCGAGGGTGAGCCTCACCGCCACCAGGCGGCAGGGACCCGGGGAGCAGGCCACCGTGCAGGTGTACCCCGAGGAGGGGTCCCCGGCGCAAGGGGCGAAGCTAAGGGGCTGGGTCGGGTCCAGGCGCCCCGCCGCCGCCAGGGCCACGCTGAAGCCAGCGGTCTGGCCCAAGGGGGGAAGGCGGAGCGCGTTATTGTAGGTGCTCTCCCTCCTTGCCCGCTCCAGGTAGTCCTTGGCCACCACCACCGCCCGGGCTTCCAGGCTAGCGCCCCGGTTCACCTGGAAGACCCCGAGGAGCCCCCCGAGAATGGCGGCGCTGAGGAGGCCGAAGACGGCGAGGGCCACCAGAAGCTCCAGCAGGGAAAAGCCCTTTTTCACCGCACCACCACCCTTCCCGTCACACCGATCACGTGCACGTTCCTCATGAGCCCTGGGTAGCGGGCGTGCTTAAGGGTGAACTTCTTCAGGGGTGCGTCCGTGGTGCCGTACGGGGGGTGGAAGGCCACGTCCAGGGGTGGGAAGTTCCTGTGGTTGGTCCCGTCCACGATCGCTTGGGATAGCCTCTGGGTGGGGGCGTTGAGGTTGGCGCACTCGCCCCCCACGGCAAAGCCCTCCCGCCAAACCCGGACGCACCTTGGGCTATTGGTTCGCTTGGCCTCGGTCCGGGCGTACTGGAAGGCCTGGGCCAGGGAGCGGGCGGCCTCGTCCAGCTCCGCCTGGGCCCGAAAGCGGAGGAGGTTGGGGGTTCCGAGGCCGGCGAGGAGGCCCAGGACGGCGAGCACGATCAGGAGCTCCAACAGGGAAAGGCCCCGCCTCATAGGCGCCTCCAGGTGCCGGGTACGGCCACCA
The genomic region above belongs to Thermus sediminis and contains:
- the trpS gene encoding tryptophan--tRNA ligase — its product is MKRVLSGIQPSGEIHIGNYLGAIQQWVEIGEKLGRDALFCIVDYHALTNPLAYDPATLAQRTFEAALVNMAAGLDPEKVTLFAQSHVPEHTELAWVFTTLTPLGDLTRMTQFKDKAAKQETVWSGLLMYPVLQAADILIYKADTVPVGEDQVQHIELTREIARRFNHLFGETFPEPEALLNPKAPRVPGIDGKAKMSKSLGNTIGLLEAEESIWEKIRHLPDDPQRIRLQDPGDPGRTVVFTYLSYFAPEEVVEALKEEYRRAGVGTLAVKRILFEHLMRALRPIRERAEALKRDPDYVMDALLEGAKRARAIAQVTMEEVRDRVGLLLPKRRPVLR
- a CDS encoding SDR family NAD(P)-dependent oxidoreductase, encoding MARLQGKVALITGASGGIGLAISKLFAQEGARVFMTDIDEDALKKAVEAIGPDRSAYAVADVTKAEDNEGSVKACVDAFGGLDIFVANAGIEGAVQPIVSYPMDTFEKVLAVNVKGVWLGLKYAIPAIAQRGGGSIVIISSVAGVIGSPGFSAYVASKHAVIGLMRTAALETADQKIRVNCVNPGPVETRMMRSIETMAAGGDEAASAGVKSQFEQRIPLKRYATPEEVAYLTLFLASDESSYITGQIHLIDGGMRAG
- a CDS encoding Uma2 family endonuclease — protein: MGETARPLELLDAEAYLAREERSPVRHELVEGVPYAMAGASEAHNLVGGNLFFHLRPHALAKGCRLFVSDMKLKVSPRTFYYPDLMAVCAEDPHPYYKERPCLLVEVLSESTEAIDRREKLWRYREIPSLEAYLLVDARARRVEGYFRQGEGWLYRLWEEEGEVEVPCLGARLSLFALYEGVELEGAGSSPF
- a CDS encoding Uma2 family endonuclease codes for the protein MGVAKAVRPLTLEEYLALEREATQKHELVEGFPYAMAGASDRHNRVVVNLVLALGPLVRKKGCRLYASDMRLKVDAATVYYPDLMVVCEEDPGEYYKERPCLVIEVLSESTEGTDRREKLRKYLGLPTLQAYLLVDSRAPQAFGYYREEGGWVYQEVEEGRLPLPCLEGFLDLQEVYADL
- a CDS encoding nucleotidyltransferase family protein encodes the protein MTPQVPFPSQALAEVCRRYGVRRLLLFGSFARGEADKESDVDLVVEFFPGRTPGLGFVRLQEELTRLFGRRVDLHTPGSLSPYLREEVLKEARPIHEAA
- a CDS encoding type II secretion system protein: MLNKGFSLPEIVVVLAAIGVLASLLIANLLSARRLAEDRLALAHAHNVLKAAWAHVAEDPGASPVGGDCTDGFAAGSYSVPDPGPGVASCQVTWTGQFFRVEVQSRSGGSFTLP
- a CDS encoding type II secretion system protein produces the protein MRTKGFTLIELLIVIAIIGILAAVLVPNLLNARRTATQQAAVAHGQNVYKVVAAYLAESPQHSAQDINDTNCADGFTAGSFSVGQAPAGVGCTYNATGPDSFTITVTAPGNFSKTFP
- a CDS encoding PulJ/GspJ family protein, whose amino-acid sequence is MRKGFSLLETLVALAVLAVFTAALLAFTQGSLGANRLARKQAQLLEELKDAAGYLADTLQEAQRVFNSTTLNGQACAPPTCLAVLVPDPVNPGKCALRAYRLEPRSGVGEDYKAPDPWADTHTLMLREYRLSNLGCNTATFSNAQPYVVLDLVDNDPNLAPFRVGASPTSITLNIRLKAQEAGRTLRVPGPNEAYTIRVYPRNVP
- a CDS encoding prepilin-type N-terminal cleavage/methylation domain-containing protein, with amino-acid sequence MKKGFSLLELLVALAVFGLLSAAILGGLLGVFQVNRGASLEARAVVVAKDYLERARRESTYNNALRLPPLGQTAGFSVALAAAGRLDPTQPLSFAPCAGDPSSGYTCTVACSPGPCRLVAVRLTLEGGGRTYTFYREWPL
- a CDS encoding GspH/FimT family protein; this translates as MRRGLSLLELLIVLAVLGLLAGLGTPNLLRFRAQAELDEAARSLAQAFQYARTEAKRTNSPRCVRVWREGFAVGGECANLNAPTQRLSQAIVDGTNHRNFPPLDVAFHPPYGTTDAPLKKFTLKHARYPGLMRNVHVIGVTGRVVVR